The DNA window TGGTCGAACGTGCCGGCGCCCACGGTGTAGACGGACGGCAGGCCGGCCGCCTCGGCTCCGGTGTCGAAGACGCCGACCGACCCGATCAGGGCCAGCGATCCGTCGTCGGCGGCGGCGCGGCCGCACTCTGTCGAGCCGTTGGGGTCGCCGCGATCGTCGCAGACGGTGACCTCGATCGGACGGCCGAGCGCGCACTCCTCGTTGACGGCTCGGACCGTCACGTCGGTCGCGACCGAGAGGTCGTCCCCGTTGACCGCGGTCGGTCCGCTCAGTGCGGCGATGGTGGTGAACCGGATGGGGTCGCCCGGGCAGTTCGGCGCCTCCTGGGCCACCTCGCCGTCCCCGCCGGCACCGCCCCCGTCGCCGGAGCTGTCGTCGTCGCCTCCACAGGCGGCGATCGCCGCCACCGTGGCCAGCACGAGGAGGAGCCCTACAGCCCGCCGTCGATGCTGCGGCCGATGTTGCGCCCCTGGTCCGTGCGTCATGGAGTCCCCCCGGACGTGCCGCGCTCACATGAGACGAACATGTCCTGCCGTCTCAGCGCTCGGAGGTCACCGTACTCCCGCCTGATGAGATGTCAAGACGGAATGATCTCACCTCGACGGGGAGCCCTTCCGCGGTGCTTGGTAGGGTTCCGGTGTGTCCCAGCCTGGGGTTTTTCCCGACCTAGCGCCCGCAGTGCCGGCGGCCCACCCCTTGGCGGGAGCGTTGCGGCAGCTCCTCGGGGCTCGGCTCGGCTCCCTGCCGGCGGAAGCGGACGCGATCCTCGACGCCGCCGGACGCTGCTTCAGCCGTCGCGGCGTCGACCACACCTCTGTGCCCGAGATCGCCCGCGAAGCGCGCGTCTCGCGCTCCACCGTCTACCGCCTGCTCGGCGCGGCCGACGACATGGCCTGGTCGCTGTTCGCTC is part of the Acidimicrobiales bacterium genome and encodes:
- a CDS encoding helix-turn-helix domain-containing protein, which codes for MRQLLGARLGSLPAEADAILDAAGRCFSRRGVDHTSVPEIAREARVSRSTVYRLLGAADDMAWSLFARDLDRALAALPPELAAARGPQPIVAIAGAVLHVANDHPVTSKVREDEPYVLGALLPRIEALLVASR